A genomic window from Roseofilum casamattae BLCC-M143 includes:
- a CDS encoding enoyl-CoA hydratase/isomerase: MDYQTLRINYLPAVQRIQIYRPEANNTINSQLTAELLIALQMAEEDETIKIIVLEGLPDVFCTGMDFQEIADNRVGDPKSSSDNYYNICKEMTQNSKVVVSLVRGRVQAGGVGFVAASDLVIADETATFVLSELLFSLLPACVLPFLIRRIGFHKAYRLALTTQQISVSQAREWGLVDEFSPDAEKTLRQYFRRLKFLPPAGIKRLKNYSNKLWMMDAQTQELAVDTISGLVSDRQIQESIRRFVQEGVYPWQT, encoded by the coding sequence ATGGACTACCAAACGCTTAGAATTAATTATCTCCCAGCGGTGCAACGGATTCAAATTTACCGTCCGGAAGCTAATAATACGATTAACAGTCAACTGACAGCAGAACTATTAATCGCGCTGCAAATGGCTGAAGAGGATGAAACCATTAAAATTATTGTCCTCGAAGGGTTGCCCGATGTCTTTTGTACGGGCATGGATTTTCAGGAAATTGCCGATAATCGAGTAGGCGACCCAAAAAGTAGCTCGGACAATTACTATAATATTTGCAAGGAAATGACCCAAAACAGCAAAGTGGTGGTGTCATTAGTCCGGGGAAGAGTGCAAGCTGGAGGTGTGGGATTTGTGGCGGCCAGCGATTTGGTCATTGCCGACGAAACAGCGACGTTTGTGTTATCGGAATTACTATTTAGTTTGCTTCCTGCTTGCGTGCTTCCATTTCTGATTCGGCGCATCGGATTTCACAAAGCTTATCGTCTGGCCTTAACCACTCAACAAATTTCGGTTTCCCAAGCGCGGGAATGGGGTTTGGTCGATGAATTTAGTCCGGATGCGGAGAAAACTTTACGGCAATACTTTCGCCGGTTAAAGTTCTTACCCCCTGCTGGAATTAAACGACTGAAAAACTACAGTAATAAACTGTGGATGATGGACGCTCAAACCCAAGAGCTGGCTGTAGATACGATATCGGGATTGGTGAGCGATCGCCAAATTCAAGAAAGCATTCGTCGGTTCGTGCAAGAAGGAGTATATCCGTGGCAAACGTAA
- a CDS encoding beta-ketoacyl synthase N-terminal-like domain-containing protein, producing MKYLPPPGIKVTGMGIVTAIAQNVPDFTQALRDGKTAFGYLQRPGREGSPPFLGAELPEIDVRSVLPQHSGILRTAGWSSQVATLAVTEAWKDASLDAAIAERGLERDRIGLVVGGSNFERRSQQQMWQKYRDRPQFIRPTYGLTVWDTDLVGILSQCFQIQGEGYSVGGASASGAVAIIHGARQIQSGAADVSIVVGTLFDLSSWECQGLRNLGAMGSDKFADNPELACRPFDRDHNGFIYGEGCGVLVLERADSSGTRGAKSYGDLLGWGLGLDGNRTSAPSQAGEEKAMRAALAMSELQAEQIDYANPHGTSSPLGDRTEVAALKSVGLSNCLINATKSLTGHCLTGAGVVEAIATLVQMKHNFCHPSNNLVNPIDSDLNWVANSSRSANIAYAISNSFAFAGMNASLVFSRY from the coding sequence ATGAAATATTTGCCTCCACCAGGTATCAAAGTTACTGGAATGGGTATTGTGACGGCGATCGCCCAAAATGTTCCCGATTTTACTCAGGCTTTGCGCGACGGTAAAACGGCATTCGGATATTTACAGCGACCGGGACGAGAAGGTTCTCCGCCATTTCTGGGAGCAGAGCTGCCGGAAATCGATGTTAGGTCGGTATTGCCTCAACATAGCGGCATCTTGCGCACGGCAGGTTGGAGTTCCCAGGTGGCAACTCTGGCAGTGACTGAAGCATGGAAGGATGCATCGTTGGATGCGGCGATCGCCGAACGCGGACTGGAGCGCGATCGCATTGGTTTGGTCGTCGGCGGGTCAAATTTTGAACGGCGATCGCAGCAACAGATGTGGCAAAAGTATCGCGATCGTCCCCAGTTTATCCGTCCCACCTACGGACTGACGGTTTGGGATACGGATTTGGTCGGTATTCTCTCGCAATGCTTCCAGATTCAAGGAGAAGGCTACAGCGTTGGCGGGGCTTCTGCTAGCGGCGCTGTGGCAATTATTCATGGGGCGCGGCAGATTCAGTCGGGAGCGGCTGATGTCAGTATTGTTGTGGGAACTTTGTTCGATCTGTCATCTTGGGAATGCCAAGGATTGCGCAATTTGGGAGCCATGGGCAGCGATAAATTTGCGGATAATCCAGAGCTTGCCTGTCGTCCTTTTGACCGAGACCATAACGGGTTTATTTATGGCGAAGGCTGCGGCGTCTTAGTTTTGGAGAGAGCGGACAGTTCGGGAACTAGAGGCGCAAAGTCTTATGGAGACTTGCTCGGATGGGGATTAGGGTTGGATGGCAATCGAACATCAGCGCCATCTCAAGCCGGGGAGGAGAAAGCCATGAGGGCAGCTTTGGCGATGTCCGAGTTACAAGCCGAACAAATTGACTACGCGAATCCCCATGGAACGAGTTCGCCGTTGGGCGATCGCACGGAAGTTGCAGCCTTAAAATCCGTGGGCTTGTCGAATTGCCTAATTAATGCTACTAAATCATTAACCGGTCACTGTTTAACAGGGGCTGGTGTTGTGGAAGCAATAGCCACCTTAGTGCAAATGAAGCATAACTTCTGTCACCCAAGTAATAATTTGGTCAATCCGATTGACTCCGATCTTAATTGGGTCGCGAATAGCTCTAGATCTGCTAATATCGCTTATGCTATTAGCAATAGTTTTGCCTTTGCAGGGATGAATGCTTCCCTAGTGTTTAGTCGCTATTAA
- a CDS encoding SMI1/KNR4 family protein, which yields MYIEVVKQKVKENKFLAKTGFRPCRELEVALLEQKLNLSLPLAYKEFLLWAGHNSGLLFEGSDATYEDVLEINKTQVAKELFEDNNYTHTLPEDAFVFWVHQGYQLMFFRTSEGDNPPVYFWKDSFRDEYFEKVYSTFTDCLLGEIEFVIKIEKELRS from the coding sequence ATGTACATTGAAGTCGTCAAACAAAAAGTTAAGGAGAACAAGTTTCTTGCCAAAACTGGATTCCGCCCTTGTCGCGAACTAGAAGTAGCGTTATTGGAACAAAAGCTAAATCTCTCTCTTCCTTTAGCCTACAAAGAGTTTTTGTTGTGGGCAGGACATAACAGTGGTCTTTTATTTGAAGGCTCGGATGCTACTTATGAGGATGTTCTAGAGATAAACAAAACCCAAGTAGCAAAAGAACTATTTGAAGATAATAATTACACTCATACTTTACCAGAAGATGCATTTGTATTTTGGGTTCATCAAGGCTATCAATTGATGTTTTTTAGGACATCTGAAGGGGATAACCCTCCTGTATACTTTTGGAAAGACTCGTTTCGAGATGAGTATTTTGAAAAAGTATACTCTACCTTTACCGATTGCCTTCTGGGAGAAATTGAATTTGTAATAAAAATAGAAAAAGAGTTGCGTAGCTAG
- a CDS encoding hydroxymethylglutaryl-CoA synthase family protein, with amino-acid sequence MKSVGIEALNIYGGAAKLDVGVLARARQLDPTRFENLLMKEKSLAMPYEDPVSFAVNAAKPIIDDLGEDEKKRIELVITCSESGIDFGKSMSTYIHDYLGLNRNCRMFELKQACYSSTAGLQMALNFVLAQTSPGAKALVIATDLSRFIIEEGGEGLTEDASFAEPSNGSGAVAILVSDTPHILQVDVGCNGYYGYEVMDTCRPTPDSEAGDADLSLLSFLDCCENAYRQYQERVDDVDYEKTFDYLSFHTPFGGMVKGAHRSMMRKFKRAKPVDIEADFQRRVMPGLVYCQQVGNILAATVLLSLASTIDNGEFHQGKRIGLFSYGSGCCSEFYSGVVTPEAKARQAKRNIGAHLSNRYELNIEEYEALLIKSGAVSFGTRNVTLDYQVFPEIWKHFAGSGRLVLKQIKEFHREYEWV; translated from the coding sequence ATGAAATCAGTTGGTATCGAAGCTCTGAATATCTATGGAGGAGCAGCAAAACTAGATGTAGGAGTTTTAGCACGAGCGCGGCAACTCGATCCCACTCGATTTGAAAACCTGCTGATGAAAGAAAAAAGTCTGGCAATGCCCTACGAAGATCCGGTTTCTTTTGCCGTTAATGCCGCTAAACCGATTATCGACGATCTCGGTGAAGACGAGAAAAAACGTATCGAACTTGTCATTACCTGTAGCGAATCGGGAATCGACTTCGGTAAATCAATGAGCACCTACATCCACGATTATTTAGGACTCAATCGCAATTGTCGCATGTTCGAGTTAAAGCAAGCCTGCTACTCGAGCACTGCCGGACTGCAGATGGCTTTAAACTTTGTTTTAGCTCAAACCTCCCCTGGTGCAAAAGCCTTAGTCATCGCCACGGATTTATCTCGATTCATTATTGAAGAAGGAGGAGAAGGATTAACCGAAGATGCCTCATTTGCCGAACCGAGTAATGGCTCCGGAGCTGTTGCGATCTTAGTCAGCGATACTCCCCATATTTTGCAAGTAGATGTGGGCTGTAATGGCTATTATGGCTATGAAGTGATGGATACCTGTCGTCCCACTCCCGACTCCGAAGCGGGGGATGCAGATTTATCTTTACTCTCCTTTTTAGATTGTTGCGAAAATGCCTACCGTCAATATCAAGAACGAGTCGATGATGTTGACTACGAAAAAACATTTGACTATCTCAGTTTCCATACTCCCTTTGGCGGCATGGTGAAAGGCGCGCACCGCAGCATGATGCGCAAATTTAAACGGGCGAAACCGGTAGATATCGAAGCTGATTTCCAACGCCGAGTGATGCCGGGATTAGTCTATTGCCAGCAAGTCGGAAACATTCTGGCAGCGACAGTACTCTTATCTCTGGCAAGTACCATTGATAATGGGGAATTTCACCAAGGGAAACGGATTGGTTTGTTTTCTTATGGTTCTGGATGTTGCTCCGAATTTTATAGCGGCGTAGTGACTCCGGAAGCGAAAGCACGACAAGCCAAACGCAATATTGGCGCTCATTTATCCAACCGCTATGAGTTGAATATCGAGGAATACGAAGCCCTGTTAATTAAAAGCGGGGCAGTTTCTTTCGGAACGCGCAATGTAACTTTAGACTATCAGGTATTCCCGGAAATTTGGAAACACTTTGCTGGAAGCGGACGCTTAGTCTTAAAACAGATTAAAGAGTTTCACCGCGAATACGAGTGGGTGTAA
- a CDS encoding alpha/beta fold hydrolase: MVDYHYVECQDPHGTHKIAYVEWGDRHNENVLICVHGISSTGRDFDDLAMALQQEYRIICPDVVGRGKSDWLADSSDYGFPVYISDMLTLIQHLNLSEFDFLGTSMGGLIGMFIAAKYPQIIRRLVMNDIGPFLAVEGLKRTIRENSQHPTLNSWSEVQTYIRRRYGPTGRTTDAQWETLAKNQVQLNSDRTYKLHYDPDILGPLRGISPKQVKPLEFWESWSALTCPILGLHGQESDMLLPETVATMKSSDRDLTVLEIAGCGHPPSLTEVSQIEAIANWLRSSH, encoded by the coding sequence GTGGTTGATTATCATTACGTTGAATGCCAAGACCCTCACGGAACCCATAAGATAGCTTATGTGGAATGGGGCGATCGCCATAACGAAAATGTGTTAATTTGCGTCCATGGAATCAGCAGCACCGGACGAGATTTTGACGATCTCGCCATGGCTCTGCAACAGGAATATCGAATTATTTGTCCCGACGTAGTCGGTCGCGGAAAAAGTGACTGGCTAGCCGATTCCTCGGATTATGGCTTTCCGGTTTATATCAGCGATATGTTAACTTTAATCCAACACCTAAATCTCAGTGAGTTCGATTTTCTTGGAACTTCCATGGGTGGGCTGATTGGCATGTTTATTGCCGCCAAATATCCGCAGATAATTCGTCGATTGGTTATGAACGATATCGGCCCTTTTCTCGCCGTTGAAGGACTAAAACGAACGATTCGAGAAAACTCCCAACACCCCACGTTGAATTCTTGGAGCGAGGTGCAAACTTATATTCGCCGACGCTATGGTCCCACCGGACGCACCACAGATGCGCAATGGGAAACCTTAGCGAAAAATCAAGTTCAATTAAACAGCGATCGCACCTACAAATTACACTACGATCCCGATATTCTGGGGCCTCTGCGAGGGATTTCACCAAAGCAGGTTAAACCTCTAGAATTTTGGGAGAGTTGGTCTGCTCTCACTTGTCCCATTTTAGGGTTACACGGACAAGAATCAGACATGCTATTACCAGAAACTGTAGCAACAATGAAATCTTCCGATCGCGACCTCACGGTTTTGGAGATTGCAGGTTGCGGACACCCGCCATCCTTGACTGAGGTATCCCAGATCGAGGCGATCGCGAATTGGCTGCGATCGTCCCATTAA
- a CDS encoding trifunctional serine/threonine-protein kinase/ATP-binding protein/sensor histidine kinase — translation MTPSASISSYNLPEISGYAIAEKLYLGSHTAVYRAIQTETQRPVVLKVLRRDYPNFRELMQFRNQYAIAKNLPIAGIVQPLSLETVGNGYALVMEDWGGISLKKYQQQQPLDLAEVLEISRQLADILHELHQHRVVHKDIKPDNILIHPDSKEIKLIDFSIASLLPKETQHLQSPNVLEGTLAYLAPEQTGRMNRGIDYRADFYALGVTLYQLLGRQLPFSSDDPLELLHCHMAKAPTPLDRVNPDVPERVSAIVSKLMAKNAEDRYQSAKGLKYDLQKCDRQWRETGKIEWFQLGQRDLSDRFLIPEKLYGREAEVQALLESFDRIAQGSTELMLVAGFSGIGKTAVVNEVHKPITRQNGYFIKGKFDQFNRNIPLSAFVQAFRDLIGYLLSESDEQLQEWKARILNAVGENGQVLIAAIPELKHIVGQQPPVPELSGSAAQNRFNLLFQKFIQVFTSPEHPLTIFLDDLQWADSASLELLKLLMSDNRHLLMLGAYRDNEVSPVHRLMLTLEELGKTEAIVRTITLEPLAMNDTNLLIADTLRCSPELALPLTELIDRKTNGNPFFTTQFLKALHEDGYITFNRDRRYWQCDIAQINALALTDDVVEFMALQLQKLPEETQHVLKLAACVGNQFDLSTLSIVSEQSPIDTAITFWRALQEGFILPINQTYKFFQTDEIEPLENENNINPTYRFLHDRVQQAAYSLIPENQKQTAHYQIGQLLLEKTDPESRGDRIFAIVNQLNYGTDLITEPKEREELARLNLMACRKARAATAYQAAFDYTRVGLLMLGERAWQQHYDMTLSFGELAAEVAMLCGHWEEMEESIDRVVREAHSLPEKVNVYRIRIQSNVSRNKFAEAITIAQPLLEQLGVALNSAPTATDIQQEIAEIEELIGERNIEDLVEMPAMTDIKQLAIVQIASSVMAAAYICASPLLPLLVSLAVKVSIRYGNTSASVLSYVFYSVILCNVFKNVDAATEFGSLALKVVSKLDAKPTKPEMLSMLGGFIVHRKSHVRETLPLLQDGYATGLEVGSLEYAGYNANIFCLNSLSCGKILTSLESEIRAYSQSLTQLNQLTTGNYCRIYWQTALNLLGLNPHPMQLAGEAIQESEILPIFQSSNDLYGLYVFYLHKLILCVFLADVEQAKSLAVEARNYLIAGAGTFAESLFYLYDSLTALVDLPQEPEARSDLLERVEENQAQLQHWAHYAPMNHQHKFELVEAEKFRVLGKPYEAGDWYDRAITGAKEYGFLQEEALANELAAKFYLEWGKRKLAIAYMEEAYYAYARWEAKAKAEDLERRYPQLLEAILQPKNTISNSESTSNLFSLMESRTSTNTSQLWLDFPAVMQAAQTISQEIKLDKLLAKLMQIAITNVGATRAALILEQELQWQLVADTNSESTNLLNRPLVEVEFLPHSVIYSTIRQGKAVVFDRLSTSAEFARDSYLTTHRPGSILCIPISKQGRILGIFYMENNLTVGAFTRDRIEVLQILAGQAAISLENAQLYAEVANYSQSLEQEVQRKTEQLSQKAADLEQALEDLQHTQSQLIQSEKMSAIGQLVGGIAHEINNPVSFIQGNLHYTESYVKKLLDLLLLYQQEYPEQNATIQAKVEESDLEFILEDVTQILESMKVGSERIKQIVLSLRNFSRLDEADLKSVDLHLGIESSLLILQSRFHESQPEVQAVTTYGQLPEVTCYASEINQVFFSLISNALDAFKEVEEMPKNPQIRIQTEVLDNGWVRIAIADNGCGISEDTQKRMFDPFFTTKPVGSGTGLGLSVSYAIVKKHGGELTCASTVGSGSTFAIEIPIEPRSLN, via the coding sequence ATGACACCTTCTGCTAGTATTTCCTCCTATAATTTACCCGAAATTTCTGGGTATGCGATCGCGGAGAAACTCTATCTGGGATCTCACACGGCAGTCTATCGGGCGATACAGACCGAAACACAACGTCCAGTAGTGCTCAAAGTATTGCGGAGAGACTATCCCAACTTTCGGGAATTGATGCAATTTCGCAATCAATATGCGATCGCCAAAAACCTCCCCATTGCCGGTATCGTCCAACCCTTGAGCCTGGAGACGGTGGGTAATGGTTACGCCCTGGTGATGGAAGACTGGGGCGGAATCTCCTTGAAAAAATACCAGCAGCAACAACCATTAGACCTAGCAGAAGTCTTGGAGATAAGCCGGCAACTGGCGGATATTCTGCACGAGTTGCACCAACATCGGGTCGTGCATAAAGACATTAAACCGGACAATATCTTAATTCACCCCGACTCCAAAGAAATCAAACTGATTGACTTCAGCATCGCCTCGCTACTGCCGAAAGAAACCCAACATTTGCAAAGCCCCAATGTCTTAGAAGGAACCCTCGCTTATCTGGCGCCGGAACAAACGGGACGGATGAATCGAGGCATTGACTACCGCGCGGACTTCTATGCCTTGGGCGTAACTCTCTATCAACTGCTCGGCAGGCAGCTTCCTTTCTCCTCAGACGACCCTCTCGAGCTGCTCCATTGTCATATGGCAAAAGCACCAACTCCCCTAGATCGGGTGAATCCAGACGTACCCGAGAGGGTATCGGCAATCGTTTCTAAACTGATGGCAAAGAATGCTGAAGACCGCTATCAGAGCGCCAAAGGACTCAAATACGATTTGCAGAAGTGCGATCGCCAGTGGCGCGAAACCGGTAAGATCGAATGGTTTCAACTGGGGCAGCGAGATTTAAGCGATCGCTTTTTAATCCCCGAAAAGCTCTACGGACGCGAAGCAGAAGTACAAGCCTTGCTCGAATCCTTCGATCGCATCGCCCAAGGCAGTACGGAATTAATGCTCGTCGCCGGATTTTCCGGGATTGGGAAAACAGCCGTCGTGAATGAAGTACACAAGCCAATCACCCGACAAAATGGCTACTTCATTAAAGGTAAATTCGACCAGTTTAACCGGAATATTCCCCTGTCGGCATTTGTGCAAGCCTTCCGCGATTTAATCGGCTATTTGCTCTCCGAATCCGACGAACAGCTGCAAGAGTGGAAAGCTCGAATTCTCAACGCTGTGGGTGAAAATGGGCAAGTTCTGATTGCGGCAATTCCCGAACTCAAGCATATCGTCGGACAGCAACCCCCAGTGCCGGAACTCTCGGGAAGTGCGGCACAAAATCGTTTTAACTTATTATTCCAAAAGTTTATTCAAGTTTTTACCAGCCCAGAGCATCCATTAACAATCTTCCTCGATGACTTGCAGTGGGCAGATTCGGCTTCTCTGGAGTTACTCAAATTACTGATGAGTGATAATCGTCATCTGCTGATGCTGGGAGCGTATCGGGACAACGAAGTCTCGCCAGTGCATCGATTGATGTTAACCCTAGAAGAACTGGGAAAGACGGAAGCGATCGTCCGTACCATCACCCTGGAACCTCTGGCAATGAACGATACTAATCTTCTGATTGCCGATACCTTGCGTTGTTCTCCAGAGTTAGCTCTACCGCTCACAGAACTCATCGATCGCAAAACCAATGGCAACCCCTTCTTTACCACGCAATTTCTCAAGGCACTCCATGAAGATGGATACATTACCTTTAATCGCGATCGCCGCTATTGGCAATGCGACATCGCCCAAATCAATGCCCTCGCGCTCACCGATGATGTGGTGGAGTTTATGGCTCTGCAACTGCAAAAGTTGCCCGAAGAAACTCAGCATGTCTTGAAACTGGCGGCCTGCGTGGGCAACCAATTCGATTTGTCTACCTTATCTATTGTCTCCGAGCAGTCCCCCATCGATACGGCAATAACATTTTGGAGAGCCTTGCAAGAAGGCTTTATTTTGCCAATTAATCAAACCTATAAGTTCTTTCAGACCGACGAAATTGAACCACTGGAGAACGAGAATAATATTAATCCAACCTATCGCTTTCTCCACGATCGCGTCCAACAAGCCGCCTATTCTCTCATTCCCGAAAACCAAAAACAAACCGCTCATTACCAAATCGGACAACTTCTCTTAGAAAAAACCGATCCGGAATCGAGAGGCGATCGAATTTTTGCGATCGTCAATCAATTAAACTACGGCACTGACCTCATTACCGAACCCAAAGAGCGAGAAGAACTGGCCCGACTAAATCTGATGGCGTGTCGTAAAGCCAGAGCGGCCACGGCTTATCAAGCCGCTTTCGACTATACTCGCGTCGGATTATTAATGTTAGGAGAACGGGCGTGGCAGCAGCACTACGACATGACCCTGTCCTTCGGCGAACTCGCGGCAGAAGTCGCCATGCTCTGCGGCCATTGGGAAGAAATGGAAGAATCGATCGATCGGGTGGTTCGAGAAGCTCATTCCTTACCGGAAAAAGTTAATGTGTATCGAATTAGAATCCAATCCAATGTCTCGCGCAACAAATTTGCCGAAGCCATTACTATTGCCCAACCTTTGTTAGAACAATTAGGGGTTGCCTTAAATTCCGCACCAACTGCCACAGATATTCAACAGGAAATCGCCGAAATTGAAGAATTAATTGGCGAGAGAAACATAGAAGATTTAGTCGAAATGCCCGCGATGACTGATATTAAACAACTGGCGATCGTGCAAATTGCCAGTAGTGTCATGGCTGCCGCCTATATCTGTGCTTCTCCCTTGCTACCACTGCTCGTTTCTTTAGCCGTGAAAGTGTCTATCCGCTACGGCAACACTTCAGCCTCAGTCTTAAGTTATGTCTTTTATAGTGTCATTCTCTGTAATGTCTTTAAAAATGTTGATGCGGCAACAGAGTTTGGTTCTCTGGCACTGAAAGTTGTCTCCAAACTCGATGCAAAACCGACGAAACCGGAAATGTTAAGCATGTTGGGAGGATTCATTGTTCACCGGAAATCTCACGTGCGCGAGACTCTCCCACTTTTGCAAGATGGATATGCTACCGGATTAGAAGTTGGAAGTCTCGAATATGCCGGATACAACGCGAATATTTTTTGCCTCAATTCTCTCTCCTGTGGCAAAATATTAACCAGTTTAGAGTCAGAAATTCGCGCTTATAGTCAGAGTTTAACGCAACTGAATCAATTAACCACCGGGAATTACTGCCGCATCTACTGGCAAACGGCACTCAATCTGTTGGGTTTAAACCCTCATCCCATGCAACTCGCTGGCGAAGCGATTCAAGAGAGCGAAATTCTTCCCATATTTCAGTCGTCAAACGACCTTTATGGTTTGTATGTTTTTTACTTGCATAAACTCATTCTTTGTGTATTTCTTGCAGATGTCGAGCAAGCAAAATCTTTAGCTGTTGAAGCAAGAAACTATTTAATTGCTGGGGCAGGGACTTTTGCTGAATCGTTGTTTTATCTCTATGATTCTCTAACCGCTTTGGTCGATCTTCCGCAAGAGCCAGAAGCACGTTCTGATTTATTAGAACGAGTCGAGGAAAACCAAGCTCAATTGCAGCACTGGGCCCATTATGCCCCGATGAATCATCAACATAAATTTGAGTTGGTCGAGGCCGAAAAATTTCGGGTGTTAGGAAAACCTTATGAGGCGGGAGATTGGTACGATCGCGCCATTACTGGAGCGAAAGAATATGGATTTCTGCAGGAAGAGGCTCTTGCTAACGAACTCGCTGCTAAGTTCTATCTGGAGTGGGGTAAACGAAAATTAGCGATCGCCTATATGGAAGAGGCCTATTATGCCTACGCTCGCTGGGAAGCGAAAGCAAAAGCTGAGGATTTAGAACGTCGATATCCGCAATTACTCGAGGCAATTTTGCAGCCCAAAAACACTATTTCAAACTCGGAATCTACCTCGAACTTATTCAGTCTAATGGAAAGCAGAACCAGCACCAACACCAGTCAACTGTGGCTGGATTTTCCAGCAGTGATGCAAGCCGCTCAAACGATTTCTCAAGAAATAAAATTAGATAAGCTTTTGGCGAAATTGATGCAAATTGCCATAACGAATGTGGGGGCAACTCGTGCTGCATTAATTCTCGAACAAGAATTGCAATGGCAGTTGGTTGCCGATACTAATTCTGAATCAACAAACCTCTTAAATCGACCGTTAGTAGAGGTTGAATTTCTTCCTCACAGCGTTATTTACTCCACCATTAGACAAGGTAAAGCTGTCGTTTTCGATCGCCTCAGTACCTCAGCCGAGTTTGCCCGTGACTCTTACCTAACAACCCATCGACCGGGGTCTATATTGTGTATTCCGATTAGCAAACAAGGACGAATTCTCGGAATTTTCTATATGGAAAATAATCTAACTGTCGGAGCCTTTACGCGCGATCGCATTGAAGTTTTGCAAATCCTGGCCGGTCAAGCAGCGATCTCCCTCGAAAATGCCCAACTCTATGCAGAAGTCGCTAACTATTCTCAATCTTTAGAACAAGAAGTGCAACGAAAAACCGAACAGTTAAGCCAAAAAGCAGCAGACTTAGAGCAAGCCTTAGAAGATTTGCAACACACCCAATCTCAGTTGATTCAGAGCGAAAAGATGTCAGCTATCGGTCAATTGGTTGGCGGTATTGCTCATGAAATTAATAATCCGGTTAGCTTTATTCAGGGCAACCTGCATTATACCGAAAGTTATGTGAAAAAGCTACTGGATTTACTTCTGCTTTATCAGCAAGAATATCCGGAACAAAATGCCACAATTCAAGCTAAGGTTGAAGAAAGCGATCTGGAATTCATTTTGGAAGATGTTACTCAAATCCTCGAGTCAATGAAGGTCGGTAGCGAGCGGATTAAGCAAATTGTTCTCAGTTTGCGTAACTTTTCTCGTTTGGATGAAGCCGACCTGAAATCGGTCGATTTACACTTGGGGATTGAGAGCAGTTTGCTGATTTTACAAAGCCGCTTCCACGAGAGCCAACCGGAAGTACAAGCGGTTACAACGTACGGTCAATTGCCTGAGGTCACGTGTTATGCCAGCGAAATCAATCAAGTCTTTTTTAGCCTGATTAGCAATGCCCTTGATGCTTTTAAAGAGGTCGAGGAAATGCCAAAAAATCCACAAATTCGCATTCAAACAGAAGTTCTCGATAACGGTTGGGTGCGAATTGCGATCGCCGATAATGGTTGCGGTATTTCTGAAGACACTCAAAAACGGATGTTCGATCCGTTTTTCACTACGAAACCTGTAGGTAGCGGTACGGGTTTGGGTTTGTCAGTGAGCTATGCCATTGTGAAAAAACATGGAGGTGAATTAACCTGTGCATCTACGGTAGGTAGTGGTTCGACGTTTGCGATTGAGATTCCGATCGAACCGCGATCGCTTAATTGA
- a CDS encoding acyl carrier protein, with product MATKEQVLKLIKQSTREIAPELEEAPLEPTDSLKGLGLNSVDRAEVLMMVMEDLDLSVPLVELAGAKNIGELADVFVSKL from the coding sequence GTGGCTACAAAAGAACAGGTTCTCAAGCTGATTAAACAATCCACCCGCGAGATTGCTCCAGAGCTGGAAGAGGCTCCCTTAGAACCAACGGATAGCCTTAAAGGGTTAGGGCTTAATTCCGTGGATCGAGCGGAAGTGCTGATGATGGTGATGGAAGATTTAGATCTAAGTGTTCCTCTAGTCGAGCTGGCTGGTGCGAAGAATATTGGAGAACTCGCCGATGTATTTGTGTCGAAATTGTGA
- a CDS encoding formylglycine-generating enzyme family protein has translation MYFAENLREHLSLEMVKIPPGTFMMGSPDHELERLENEWPYHEVTVGEFFCGRYPITQGQWRVIVESTKPIERELNPDPSLFKDNYKDCDRWSRPVECISWYDAQEFCARLRQKTG, from the coding sequence ATGTATTTTGCAGAAAATTTAAGGGAACATCTTTCCTTGGAGATGGTGAAAATTCCTCCAGGAACGTTTATGATGGGTTCGCCAGACCATGAGTTAGAGCGTCTGGAAAATGAATGGCCGTACCATGAGGTAACTGTCGGTGAATTCTTTTGCGGCCGTTACCCCATTACTCAAGGTCAATGGAGAGTTATCGTTGAAAGTACCAAACCCATTGAACGAGAACTAAATCCCGATCCTTCTCTGTTTAAGGATAATTATAAAGATTGCGATCGCTGGAGTCGTCCGGTAGAGTGTATATCTTGGTACGATGCGCAAGAATTTTGTGCCAGACTGCGACAAAAGACAGGATGA